Proteins encoded by one window of uncultured Draconibacterium sp.:
- the nadA gene encoding quinolinate synthase NadA: protein MEQLQIDKMLEEKGYIEETIDPSLKLVEEIKRLKKEKNAVILSHFYVEGALQDIADYVGDSLGLAQAAAKVDADIIVFVGVHFMAETAKIINPDKKVILPDLKASCSLAESAPADKFAEFKAKYPGHKVITYVNATAALKTMSDIVCTSANAQKIVDSFPKDEKLIFAPDKNLGNYINSITGRSMVLWDGACMVHEQYSVEKIVDLMDKNPDAEFIAHPECEKPVLLLAKHIGSTTALLNYVQNSDAKKFIVATESGILHQMTKACPDKIFIPAPSVDSTCGCNDCEYMKLNSLQKLYICLKHEQPEVTLPQDVIEKARIPIQRMLEISK, encoded by the coding sequence ATGGAACAGCTTCAGATAGATAAAATGTTGGAAGAGAAGGGTTATATAGAGGAAACTATTGATCCAAGCCTTAAACTGGTTGAAGAAATTAAACGCCTGAAAAAGGAGAAAAACGCTGTAATACTCAGCCACTTTTACGTTGAGGGCGCCTTGCAGGACATTGCCGACTACGTTGGCGACAGCCTTGGATTGGCACAGGCAGCAGCAAAAGTAGATGCCGACATTATTGTTTTTGTGGGCGTACATTTTATGGCTGAAACAGCAAAAATTATCAACCCGGATAAAAAGGTAATTCTTCCCGATTTGAAAGCAAGCTGTTCGTTGGCCGAGTCGGCACCAGCCGACAAATTTGCAGAATTTAAAGCCAAATATCCCGGCCATAAGGTAATTACCTATGTAAATGCAACAGCCGCGCTAAAAACAATGTCCGACATTGTTTGCACATCGGCCAACGCACAAAAAATTGTCGACAGTTTCCCAAAAGATGAGAAGCTGATCTTTGCTCCGGATAAAAACCTTGGAAACTATATTAACAGCATAACCGGCCGCAGCATGGTGCTTTGGGATGGTGCCTGTATGGTTCACGAGCAATATTCGGTAGAAAAGATTGTTGACTTAATGGACAAAAATCCTGACGCTGAATTTATCGCTCACCCTGAGTGTGAAAAACCGGTATTGTTGCTGGCAAAACACATTGGCTCTACTACTGCCCTGCTAAATTATGTGCAGAACAGCGATGCAAAGAAATTTATTGTTGCCACCGAAAGTGGTATTCTGCACCAAATGACCAAGGCTTGTCCGGATAAAATATTTATTCCGGCGCCATCGGTTGATTCTACCTGTGGTTGTAATGATTGCGAGTACATGAAACTGAACAGCCTGCAAAAGTTATACATCTGTTTAAAACACGAACAGCCTGAGGTTACACTTCCGCAAGATGTAATAGAAAAAGCCCGCATCCCGATTCAGCGGATGTTGGAGATATCGAAATAG
- a CDS encoding BACON domain-containing carbohydrate-binding protein, giving the protein MKLKYLFPVFIALIALMTSCEDEDTMTLLKEIQVSSSYVSIPVDGGSTSITVTATDSWTVVSDIEWLTVSSASGNAGESTLTFSAQSAIDGRTGEVLIQCGDATQRINIIQGLAVVAPATVAEILAGPESKTYQVTGVVTAITNTTYGNWYLEDETGSIYIYGTLDAKGGTKNFLSWGLEVGDEITIEGPKGSYKGTPQLVNVTVLNINKSLVKVDSVQNAQLPLEGGDFVAYVTCKGDGLSVDIPADAESWLSISSIQTVGTNSVVTFKAAANEGGDRETTITFSTTDGTKNYTSQTSLSQTGAIIDASIAEFLAAEVGNTQYRLSGVITSITNDTYGNMYLRDFSGETFVYGIEDFQDKGLKEGDIITIVGKRSAYNGSPQVGGAVLEEVIPVTPVTIAEFLAKPEDSNTYYMITGQISEIDYAPYGNLYLNDGDTEVYVYGCYPGWGATGDDRKGLLAAKGIEVGDTLSVIGIRTSYNGQDQLGYGIYFSHVSAQ; this is encoded by the coding sequence ATGAAATTAAAATATTTATTTCCAGTATTCATCGCGCTAATTGCCCTAATGACAAGTTGCGAAGATGAAGACACGATGACACTGCTTAAAGAAATTCAGGTATCATCGTCTTACGTTTCTATCCCTGTAGATGGTGGTTCTACATCAATTACTGTAACAGCTACCGATAGCTGGACAGTAGTTAGCGATATTGAATGGTTAACTGTTTCTTCAGCCTCTGGTAATGCCGGTGAATCAACACTAACATTTTCAGCTCAATCTGCCATAGATGGTCGTACCGGAGAGGTTTTAATTCAATGTGGAGACGCAACTCAGAGGATTAACATCATCCAGGGTTTGGCAGTTGTTGCACCTGCCACAGTTGCAGAGATACTTGCTGGCCCTGAAAGCAAGACTTACCAGGTAACCGGTGTTGTTACAGCAATAACCAACACAACTTATGGTAACTGGTATTTAGAGGATGAAACAGGTTCTATTTATATTTATGGTACTCTTGATGCAAAGGGAGGAACAAAAAACTTTCTAAGCTGGGGACTTGAGGTAGGTGATGAAATTACAATAGAAGGACCTAAAGGTTCTTACAAAGGTACTCCACAGTTGGTAAATGTAACTGTTCTCAACATCAATAAATCGCTGGTTAAAGTTGATTCGGTACAAAACGCACAACTTCCTCTCGAAGGTGGTGATTTTGTTGCATACGTTACCTGTAAAGGCGACGGCTTATCGGTAGATATTCCTGCTGATGCCGAGTCGTGGTTATCTATTTCATCCATCCAAACTGTAGGAACAAACTCTGTTGTAACTTTTAAAGCAGCGGCAAATGAAGGCGGAGATCGTGAAACGACGATTACATTCAGTACTACCGATGGAACTAAAAACTATACATCACAAACCTCGCTTAGCCAAACAGGAGCAATTATAGATGCATCTATCGCAGAATTCCTTGCAGCGGAAGTTGGCAATACGCAATACCGATTATCAGGTGTTATTACCAGTATTACTAATGATACTTATGGCAATATGTACCTGCGCGATTTCTCTGGCGAAACATTTGTGTACGGTATTGAAGATTTTCAGGATAAAGGTTTAAAAGAAGGCGACATTATTACAATTGTTGGAAAACGTTCGGCTTATAACGGAAGTCCACAGGTAGGAGGTGCCGTTTTGGAAGAAGTGATTCCTGTAACTCCTGTTACTATCGCTGAGTTTCTGGCTAAACCTGAGGATTCCAATACATACTATATGATAACCGGTCAAATTTCAGAGATTGACTACGCTCCATATGGTAATCTATATCTGAATGATGGCGACACCGAAGTTTATGTATATGGTTGCTATCCGGGTTGGGGTGCAACCGGCGATGACAGAAAAGGTTTGTTAGCTGCCAAAGGTATTGAAGTTGGAGATACACTATCGGTAATTGGTATAAGAACCAGCTATAACGGACAAGATCAGCTTGGATATGGTATATATTTCAGCCACGTTAGTGCACAGTAA
- a CDS encoding carboxypeptidase regulatory-like domain-containing protein, giving the protein MIKKFGFLLVALILSSATIIHAQVTSSSMGGRVTDAEGAVIGATVIATHTPSGTTYGTVTNVEGRFNLNGMRVGGPYTLKVTFIGYGAYTQNNITLSLGENYVVNVVLTEEALSLDEVIVSASRTKFSNEKTGAVTNITNDQIDNLPTVTRSIMDITRLSPYGGDGMSFVGSDGRTANFTVDGANFNNNFGLSDALPGGGNPISIEAIEEMQVVIAPYDVRQTNFIGGGVNAITKSGTNTFKASAYTYHRNENMRGNAVYDQEIAGAREKDRNTLYGFTVGGPIIENKLFFFVNAEKEETPTIANRWRASTDGVADPDNYISRTTENDLQTVSDFVRNKYGYETGSFTNFPADESNKKLLARIDWNITDQHRLALRYNYTKNTSWRSPNASSMDGGTRMSEARMSKASMSYANSMYSMDNLVHSFSFDLNSRLSENISNQFLATFSKLDDVRGTNSAPFPFIDILNDGQAYLSLGYELFTWNNGVHNNVWNIKDEITYYLGNHKVVGGIAYEYKMADNAYMRNGTGYYRYSSLDDFLNEATPEIVNLTYGYDGEANPAARVTSNKFGAYAQDDWSVTERFKLSYGLRIDALVFNNNDLITNQAIKDLDYNGRSIDTGKWPDANIIFSPRVGFVWDAFGDKSLKVRGGTGMFSGNLPLVFFTNMPTNGGMVQYQAQINERNAANNGFSMDEFAGGLVTDAEGNATIAALHDKLAALGYPTTISPEDGTVPSSIAAVASDFKMPQVWKTSFAVDYAFPTSFPLSATVEGIYNKTINGVSISDWSIPNVGGFARFNGVDNRPIYPAGYRTGTKAFVLDNTSRGYGWSANITVNAQPAEWISLMAAYTHTVAKDVTGMPGSNPESAFTYVPTVEGPNNIKLHNSQYTTPDRLVASLTAHDKSGNHYSIIYEGWRGGANESFMTVNDMNGDGYNYDAIYVPTDDEVANNEFRFVSADDQTRFMDYVHSNDYLKDQQGEYAEAYSVYSPWVHRVDLSYKHDFSLKTGNNQHKLQLSFDVKNVMNFFNSEWGVAKYLNPEIGSDARILKYEGVDADGVATFSTPASIHGDTKTFTPSYTLGQTWYASIGIKYIFN; this is encoded by the coding sequence ATGATTAAAAAATTCGGTTTTTTATTAGTAGCGCTCATTCTTTCGTCAGCTACTATTATTCATGCGCAGGTAACCTCTTCCAGTATGGGTGGACGTGTTACTGATGCAGAAGGAGCTGTCATAGGTGCAACTGTGATTGCTACACACACACCTTCAGGAACAACTTATGGTACTGTAACCAACGTGGAAGGCCGATTCAACCTAAACGGTATGCGTGTAGGCGGACCTTATACTTTAAAAGTGACATTCATTGGATATGGTGCATACACACAAAACAACATTACATTGAGTTTAGGTGAAAACTATGTAGTGAATGTTGTACTCACAGAAGAAGCATTATCACTTGATGAAGTTATTGTTTCAGCTAGCCGCACAAAATTCTCGAATGAGAAAACAGGAGCTGTTACCAATATCACAAACGACCAGATTGATAACTTGCCTACAGTAACACGTAGCATTATGGACATTACTCGTCTTTCTCCCTACGGTGGTGATGGTATGAGCTTTGTCGGCTCAGATGGTCGTACGGCCAACTTTACTGTTGATGGTGCGAATTTCAACAATAACTTTGGTTTAAGCGATGCGCTTCCAGGTGGAGGTAATCCAATCTCAATTGAAGCAATTGAAGAAATGCAGGTTGTAATTGCCCCGTATGATGTGCGCCAGACAAACTTTATTGGTGGCGGTGTAAACGCCATTACAAAATCTGGTACAAATACCTTTAAAGCAAGCGCATATACTTATCACCGAAATGAAAACATGCGCGGAAATGCGGTTTATGATCAGGAAATAGCTGGAGCCCGCGAAAAAGATCGTAATACATTATACGGATTCACTGTTGGAGGTCCAATCATTGAAAACAAATTGTTCTTCTTCGTAAACGCTGAGAAGGAAGAAACACCGACAATTGCCAACCGTTGGAGAGCTTCAACTGATGGCGTTGCGGATCCCGACAATTATATTTCACGCACAACAGAAAACGATCTTCAAACCGTTTCTGATTTTGTTAGAAATAAATATGGTTATGAAACCGGATCTTTCACCAATTTCCCGGCAGATGAAAGTAACAAAAAACTACTTGCCCGTATCGATTGGAACATCACTGACCAACATCGTTTGGCATTACGTTATAACTACACGAAAAACACTTCATGGAGATCACCTAACGCATCTTCTATGGACGGAGGTACTCGTATGTCGGAGGCCAGAATGTCGAAGGCTTCAATGTCGTATGCTAACTCGATGTATTCGATGGACAATCTTGTTCATTCATTCTCTTTTGACTTAAATAGTCGTTTATCAGAAAACATCTCTAACCAATTTCTGGCAACATTTTCAAAACTTGACGATGTTCGCGGAACAAATTCTGCTCCGTTTCCTTTTATCGACATTTTGAATGATGGTCAAGCATACCTCTCTTTAGGTTACGAGCTATTTACCTGGAACAACGGTGTTCATAACAATGTTTGGAACATTAAAGATGAGATAACCTATTATTTAGGTAACCATAAAGTAGTTGGCGGTATTGCTTACGAGTACAAAATGGCAGATAATGCTTATATGCGCAACGGAACCGGTTATTATCGTTACTCAAGCCTTGATGACTTCTTAAACGAAGCAACTCCTGAGATTGTAAACTTAACCTATGGCTACGATGGTGAAGCTAATCCTGCAGCTCGTGTAACAAGTAACAAATTCGGAGCTTATGCACAGGATGATTGGAGTGTTACTGAAAGATTCAAACTGTCATATGGTCTTCGTATTGACGCACTTGTCTTTAACAACAACGATTTGATTACGAATCAGGCGATCAAAGATCTTGATTATAACGGTCGCAGTATCGACACAGGAAAATGGCCTGATGCCAATATCATATTCTCTCCTCGTGTAGGTTTTGTATGGGATGCTTTTGGTGACAAGAGTTTGAAAGTTCGTGGAGGTACCGGTATGTTCTCTGGAAACTTACCGCTTGTGTTTTTCACCAACATGCCAACCAATGGAGGTATGGTTCAATATCAGGCACAAATAAATGAAAGAAATGCAGCAAATAACGGTTTCTCAATGGATGAATTTGCCGGCGGTCTTGTAACCGATGCTGAAGGAAATGCTACAATAGCGGCACTACATGATAAATTAGCCGCTTTAGGTTATCCTACTACTATTTCACCTGAAGATGGAACAGTTCCTTCTTCAATTGCAGCTGTAGCTTCAGATTTTAAGATGCCACAAGTTTGGAAAACATCATTTGCTGTTGATTATGCATTCCCAACATCTTTCCCACTGTCTGCAACAGTAGAAGGCATCTATAACAAAACAATCAACGGTGTTTCTATTTCCGACTGGAGTATTCCAAACGTAGGTGGTTTTGCCCGTTTTAACGGTGTTGACAATCGTCCGATTTATCCGGCAGGTTACCGCACAGGAACTAAGGCTTTTGTTTTGGATAACACAAGCCGTGGTTATGGCTGGTCGGCCAATATCACTGTAAATGCTCAACCAGCAGAATGGATTAGCCTGATGGCTGCCTATACACACACCGTTGCAAAAGATGTAACCGGCATGCCGGGATCGAATCCGGAATCGGCATTTACTTACGTTCCAACCGTAGAAGGTCCTAACAACATTAAATTGCACAACTCGCAATACACCACACCCGATCGTTTGGTGGCATCGCTTACAGCACATGACAAAAGCGGTAACCACTACAGCATTATCTACGAAGGTTGGCGTGGTGGAGCTAACGAATCATTTATGACGGTTAACGATATGAATGGTGACGGATACAACTACGATGCAATTTACGTTCCAACCGACGATGAAGTGGCTAACAATGAATTTCGCTTTGTGTCAGCAGACGATCAAACCCGTTTTATGGACTATGTACATTCTAATGATTACCTGAAAGACCAACAAGGCGAATATGCAGAGGCCTACAGCGTTTACTCTCCATGGGTACATCGTGTAGACTTAAGCTACAAACATGATTTTTCGTTAAAAACAGGTAACAATCAACACAAACTACAACTTAGCTTTGATGTTAAAAACGTGATGAATTTCTTCAACTCGGAATGGGGTGTAGCTAAATACCTGAATCCTGAAATTGGTTCGGATGCTCGTATTCTGAAATACGAAGGTGTTGATGCCGACGGTGTGGCTACATTCTCTACACCAGCTTCAATCCACGGTGATACCAAAACATTCACACCAAGCTATACATTGGGTCAAACCTGGTATGCTTCTATTGGTATCAAATATATTTTCAACTAA
- a CDS encoding PadR family transcriptional regulator: protein MKIENTKAQMRKGVLEYCILLVLDGKPLYASDIIQSLKEAKMIVVEGTLYPLLTRLKNAGLLGYRWEESTQGPPRKYYELTETGRKFLGELEESWGELVGAVRQIRENKA, encoded by the coding sequence ATGAAGATAGAAAACACAAAAGCACAAATGAGAAAGGGCGTACTGGAATACTGTATTTTGCTCGTTCTCGATGGAAAACCACTTTATGCTAGCGATATTATTCAGTCGCTGAAAGAAGCAAAAATGATAGTGGTAGAAGGAACACTTTATCCCTTGTTGACAAGGCTTAAAAATGCCGGATTGCTGGGCTATCGGTGGGAAGAATCAACCCAGGGGCCACCAAGGAAGTATTACGAGCTAACCGAGACTGGCCGGAAATTTTTAGGCGAACTGGAAGAGTCGTGGGGCGAACTAGTTGGGGCTGTCAGACAAATCAGAGAAAACAAAGCTTAA
- a CDS encoding PspC domain-containing protein, producing MKKTFTINISGTIFHIEEDAYEVLQRYLINLKNHFGTDEEGKEIIADIEARIAEIFSSKSNEEKKVITVEWVNEMVEVMGTPEDFAEEEGEEEEVSIASEAKRKRRLYRDPDHRVLGGICGGLGAYFNMDPVILRIIFVILFFVTSGAAGLAYVILWIAVPKAVSTAQRLEMRGQEATVKNIEKSIKEEVKEVKESYKKFKESDTYSKGKKSMEGAGDVVYNIFKVILKVFVIVFGVFLIISGFFGILGLVSSMIIGQSFVEGMPLIWGPEIHVPNMLNHFVEPGTVTWGLILVGLIMGIPLLALIYIGTKLVFRYKSNNAAVALSMAGVWLVSLFALLIVSVSQVGNYKQSSSITKSETISCDSCQTLYLHLADDKLDDYAEIDWDVEGFKVAVIDGEEVVVGYPKLDVVRSSGDDFGVTVRYSSRGKTRDDAKQWCEEMVYTFERTDSTLYFDPYFYIGDEAKWRGQEVDIKVRVPEGKAVFLGDDMDEIIHDIENVSNTWDGDMVGKYWEMKQEGLTEKTMN from the coding sequence ATGAAAAAGACATTCACAATAAATATAAGCGGCACCATATTCCACATAGAAGAAGATGCATACGAAGTGCTGCAAAGATATCTGATCAATCTGAAAAATCATTTCGGAACCGATGAGGAAGGAAAAGAGATTATTGCTGATATTGAAGCACGTATTGCAGAAATATTCAGCTCGAAAAGCAATGAAGAGAAAAAAGTAATTACCGTTGAGTGGGTAAACGAAATGGTTGAAGTTATGGGAACGCCGGAGGACTTTGCCGAGGAAGAAGGCGAGGAAGAAGAGGTGTCCATTGCTTCGGAAGCTAAGCGTAAGCGCCGTTTGTATCGCGATCCCGATCATCGGGTACTTGGTGGAATTTGCGGAGGACTGGGAGCCTACTTTAATATGGATCCGGTGATTTTACGCATAATTTTTGTAATCCTGTTTTTTGTAACTTCAGGAGCAGCAGGCTTAGCATATGTAATTTTATGGATTGCTGTGCCAAAGGCAGTTAGTACTGCTCAGCGCCTTGAAATGAGGGGGCAGGAAGCAACCGTGAAGAACATAGAAAAGTCGATAAAAGAAGAAGTAAAGGAAGTAAAAGAAAGCTATAAGAAATTTAAAGAGTCGGATACTTACTCGAAAGGAAAAAAGTCGATGGAGGGAGCCGGCGATGTAGTCTATAATATCTTTAAGGTTATCCTAAAAGTATTTGTAATTGTGTTTGGTGTATTCCTGATTATCTCAGGCTTTTTTGGAATACTGGGGTTGGTTTCGTCAATGATAATTGGCCAATCGTTTGTAGAAGGAATGCCGCTGATTTGGGGTCCCGAAATACATGTGCCCAATATGCTGAACCACTTTGTTGAGCCCGGAACTGTAACCTGGGGATTGATTTTAGTTGGACTGATAATGGGTATTCCGTTGCTAGCACTTATTTATATTGGAACCAAGCTGGTTTTCAGATATAAATCGAACAATGCAGCAGTGGCTTTATCGATGGCAGGAGTTTGGTTGGTATCGCTTTTTGCTCTACTGATTGTTTCTGTTAGTCAGGTTGGAAACTATAAGCAAAGCTCGTCAATTACCAAAAGCGAGACCATTTCTTGCGATTCATGTCAAACCTTGTACCTGCATTTAGCCGACGATAAGCTGGATGATTACGCTGAGATTGATTGGGATGTTGAAGGTTTTAAAGTGGCTGTAATTGATGGAGAAGAAGTGGTGGTTGGTTATCCAAAATTGGATGTTGTTCGTTCGTCGGGTGATGATTTTGGCGTAACAGTGCGTTATTCTTCAAGAGGCAAAACACGCGATGATGCAAAACAATGGTGCGAGGAAATGGTGTACACTTTTGAGCGAACAGACTCAACGCTTTATTTTGATCCGTACTTTTATATTGGCGACGAGGCAAAATGGAGAGGTCAGGAAGTAGATATAAAAGTTAGGGTACCAGAAGGCAAAGCAGTATTTCTTGGCGACGATATGGATGAGATTATTCATGATATTGAAAACGTATCGAATACCTGGGATGGCGATATGGTGGGTAAATACTGGGAAATGAAACAGGAAGGCTTGACAGAGAAAACCATGAATTAG
- a CDS encoding DUF4252 domain-containing protein has translation MKTITTILFTLGLLLAGMLASAQSKSDKMYDVFANKDGVTSFSFSKDMIDAVDIDLGDDDEKNVTGDLNRIRFMSYNPEKGSLKGSEFTKKAIALLPGKYKKYKDDDEDSDAEIWLLGGKKKYTECHIFITNENQEGNCFVVSFFGDFNVNDIDKLEAQGRDMSE, from the coding sequence ATGAAAACAATTACAACAATTTTATTTACCCTCGGGCTATTATTGGCCGGGATGCTGGCTTCGGCACAAAGTAAATCGGATAAAATGTACGATGTATTTGCCAACAAAGACGGCGTAACAAGTTTCTCGTTCTCAAAAGATATGATTGATGCAGTTGATATCGATCTTGGTGATGATGATGAAAAGAATGTAACCGGGGATTTGAATCGCATACGTTTTATGTCGTACAATCCGGAAAAAGGAAGTTTAAAGGGCAGCGAGTTTACGAAAAAGGCGATTGCACTGCTTCCTGGTAAATATAAGAAATACAAAGATGATGACGAGGACTCGGATGCCGAGATCTGGCTTCTTGGAGGAAAAAAGAAATATACAGAGTGTCACATATTTATTACAAATGAAAATCAGGAAGGCAACTGTTTTGTTGTATCCTTTTTTGGTGACTTTAATGTAAATGATATCGATAAGCTGGAAGCACAGGGACGAGATATGTCGGAATAG